gttaataaaatttcaataaataaaacttaattactAAAATGTATAAAAGTTAGCACTAAAAATATTCAAGAGCTTATAAAAGGTTCAGGATTATCGAAATGACCattcgaaaaataaataaaaaaataatgatgaatAACTACAAGAGGTATTATgtacaaatattaaaaatgtagACTTCATACCAACATGTGTAGATTACTATTTTAATTTCATCTAATacataaatgtaaaattaaaaaaaaaatcaatatgcaCATTCAAGAACATATATAACGCAACATcgagaatataaaaataaatatattacaccTTAAATTAATTAACAATTTAATCGAATGAGTAAACAATTAAAATgccttaaaaaataaatataatacaagtttgaaataaaaagttaaaaacaaaattgaaaataaatgaagaaaaaaaagaaacaagataTAATGTAGAATTACctaattcaaaagaaaaaggaataacaAGAACCTCAAACAATAACAAAGAATGGCATAAAGAAAACAACTAAAGATGAACAAGAATGAAGCTGAGAAATTGATACTATCATGAACTCATGTACAAGCTAAATGTAAGCGTAACCAACTAGCTTAACTGCTGGTATATCTCTATAACAAGAAGAATGAAAAGATAATTCAACTAAataagtaattatttaattaacataaaattatataaaattatataaaatttctatAAAGTAATAACGTAATATGTTTCATAAAAATGAGTATGCGAGTGGGGATTAAAAAAAAAATGCTTTCTTACAGCCTAAAATGgttctcattttatttttatttttaggattttcaGTGAGGCCGGCGCCAAAACAACCCTTCTCTCTCTTTCTCACTAAAGGAATGTTTGAAACTAACAACATTTTTGAAATGAAGATAAAGATCTGAGAGTGTGAGAGAGGAAGTGAAAATGAGTGGGGCGAGACTATGCACATTACTTGCGGATTTGGGATACGAAGGGGCAGAGAAATTGGACCCCGATAGCTTCGAATGGCCTTTCCAATACGACGACACCCGCACCATTCTTGACTGGATCTGCTCCTCCCTCTGCCCTTCCAATGTCCTCTCCCTCTCTCAACTCTCCCTGTCAGTTCCCTTTatatttctcctttttctttagGAATAAGCATCGATTGATTAAACCTTCTTTTAGGTTATCATTCACGGGATCAATTTCAATTTGTGCAGGTATGAGCAAATCGTACAAGAAGGGAAGCTGTTGGAGGTAAATTTTGCTtcatttcctcttctttttctgcAAATTTCGGGCTTAGCCATTAATATCGGTTTATTATAATGAAATAGGGGGAAGACTTGGACTTTGCTTATGATAGCATTTCGGCCTTCTCGTCGAGGAGGGACAACCAGGAGGCGGTTTTTGGAGCTGAAGAAGGATTGAAAGATATTAGGTATTCTTTCACTTTCTCTCTCTGCACTGCACACATGCTTCACATTGCCTCATTATTGTTGTTTCCTTAGCATCCTTTTTTTTCCCTGTTATTTAAAGAGGTTAAGCATAATACAACTCAAGCTTAAGCTGACAACCCTGAAAACGTTTAGCTAGGGAATAGTGTTTGTGTGATATTTTTGGATAGTCTGAATGCATCATTCTTGATATAGCTTTTTTAGAGAGGATTCTATGTGCATACTCCAGGAAGCGAAAGAATTCTTTAATTATGGTGCATGTTATACTGATGGATTTCTTTTTTGTCTTTAGGGATGCAACTGTAGCATATAAAGCTGAAGCTTTAGAGCTACAGAAACAACTTAGGCATTTGCAGTCTCAGTTTGACATGCTTACAGGTCAGGCTTCAGCTTTGATCCAAGGCAGACGAGCACGGGTTGCAGCAACATCTGCTGCTAATGGACACCTTACAACCATAGATGATAGTCTCTCGGGAAGGAACTTGCAGGTAAGTAAATCTAGGGAATCTCTAATTCTTTAAATGTTTGAAACATGTTATGTTCAAATTTGATCAAAGTGAGGTGGAAGGTATTTCTCTGAGTTGTTTATGCTGCATTACATGGCTGCACAGCACCAAGTATAAAAGGAATAACAtgaaaatttaatatcaaaaGCTGTCCTTTTATTTACATTGCTTTCTTCTTGGAGGATACTGTTTATCTGCTTTAACATCGAAGGAGTGGTCTTCTTTTTGTGTGTGTGATTTAGATGAACGAAGTTCTTGGAAAAATAGCATCTACAGCACAAGAGCTGGCGCATTACCATTCTGGAGATGGTActgtttttattcttttctttccatCTGAGATGTTAGATTCTATGCTGTTATGTTCTTTTTCAAAACAATGCATTTCTTTTTACCCAATTGTGTAAGAGGGTTAGCCAGCTTTGGGTTTGACTTGGATGAAGAAAGACTGATCTTAAACCAGCCTAGTCAATAACCTCCTCCCTGTTCCCCTTTTCCCATTTTGGAATCCTATCATTTTGCATGGGTTACTTTGAATATCATTAGCCTGCTGCATTAGGTTTGTAACTTTTGGTGTGTATTTGGTTCTTTCCATGGTGATAAATGAACGTTAGCCTTTGTTGGTTCTCAAAAACTATGTCAAATAACAAATAGATATAGGAGCCTGAGGTAATGTGTGCCTAGCATTAGGGGAATGTAACAGTGGAGGGAAACTTTTCTTAGTTGCTTGCACCTTGTTGATGAACATTTACTCATGATGTGTACATGCAGAGGAAGGCATCTACTTAGCTTATTCTGACTTCCATCCGTACTTGGTTGGAGATTCATCCTGCATAATGGAGTTAAACCAGTGGTTTGCTAAGCAACTAGACACGGTATGATCTGGAAACGCCATTTTTAAATCTCGTTTCTTTCTGCTGCAGAGTcttcaataattttatcattgACCTTTAAGAGTTTCTGTTAAGCACCAATTTTTACCTAAAGTATAAAACTAAGGGGAAGAAATTTCTTTGAAAAAGATTTTGGGAGAGATAATGTAAAAGTTTGAGGCAGAAAAGAAATCTCACCCCAAAGGAGAGTAACAAAATGTGGCATTTTGAGCAGATTGCATATATATTACCAGATTATTTAGATTGTATTTAATAGTTCACCCAAGCATTTTACTATACTGTAAGCTTACTCATGTGACTATGCTTACTCAATATCTGATTATCACGAGTTTTCTCACGTTCTATAGCAATGATGTTAATTTTAATTCCTCTAATATATGTACATGGACACAGCTCTGTGAAGTATATAGTGGGGCAGCTCACAAACTGAAACGCTTGCATATACATTTCCATCAGCCTCTTGTCTCCTTATGGCAAAAAAAGTTCTAGTTTGTACTTTAGACTTTATTATTTCTGGCCACCTGCATATAAATATGATGTATCCCTACCTTTCGCGCTTATGCCAAATTAGTGCTGGTTACCTTCTTGTTTCTGAAGCATTTGCACTAGGAGTTGATTAGTGAATATGGCAAAGCATCGGTTGCTAATTTACAGGAGTTTAGTTTCTTAGAATGCATCACTCATTCTCGTGAGCTTGTAGTGGTCAGAGGGCATCGAAGCTGCTGATAGTTTTTATTACTTTTGGTCTTGAGGGCTGACTGGCTGTATTCAGTCTTCATGCTGCTACTTGTGATAATAATTCATTTGGTAAACTATTTGGTCTAAAATTTATCTGATGTGCACATTAGAAGAGCTAAACCCAAAGTTGTGGAGAATGGGATAGCAAACATCTAATATGTTAGAAATCCTCTCTTCGTCTCCTTCATTAGGCATTGGAGCTGCCCTAGGATTGGGCATTAGTGACTTCAATTTTTGATACTATGGACCTCTGCCCTCATTTCAATTCTAGCAACGCAATATTTCCTCTACAGCTCTTTTTGTGGGTTACTATCTCTGTGAGGTGTCTTGCTACTTTTTATGTCTTTACTTGggtttaagttttcttgcattttttttatcatattatggAATACCATTGGATTCTTGGTAGTCATTGACTGTGGCTTTATATGCTTTTTTGTAACTAAGTTTCATTTTCCTAGCAATGCTTAATCCTCCAACTAATATAAGTTAAACTGTGGCTTACCAAGGGTTTTTGCAACAGTTTATCTTGTCTTTAGATATGGAGGCCtctatatttttattctattaattttgTTGACTCAATTAGTAATTAAACTCAGGTTCCTTTTCGATTAGTTGCTGAAGAGGGTAAATCAAAATGCTCCTGGGTTAGTCTTGATGATGTCTCAAACAGCTTAGTAAGAGGTACTCCGTACTGTTGCTCTTAGAGTAAAGCTCTTTGGTTTCCTTTTAGCAAATGGTATGCTCATTTTTTTAGGCCAACAGCAATGGTTTACTTTAGATTCAAGGAATAagtatttcttttgtttattcttATTTGTCTATTCACTGCTATTACATAAATTTATTGTTGAATGAATAATCATCAGAACCTGTTCCTGGATAATCTTTCTAGTGGAAAATGGGAAAGTCTTTCTCTTGTCTTGTAGTGCCTTTAATCTAATTCGTTTGTCCTTGTCTTCTTGTTTCTTTTGTCTTTACTCATCTCACCAGAGGGGTCTTTCTTTTTACTGTATGTTCCTAgtatttatttgaaatgatgaagCATATCCTTTTTCTGTTAAAAAGACTAATGTTTATAATGAGTATCAGCTGCTGCTTTTTTAAAGTCTCTTTGAGTGGTAAAACTTATAAGTATCTCATTACAAAATAAGCAAAAGCATTGTACAAACAGTAACAACCGGCTTTGTGAAATGGCTTGCTTCTTCTTAAAAAAGGGTGGGGGTTATATATGTAACTTAAGGTTCTACCTTCTTAAAAATTTCCTTCagttatttttctgttttaacTTAAACTTTCTGTTAGAGGAATATGATTCATTGaatgtatatatacacatctgTTATTTCTAACATCTTGCTTGTTTGTTGTATTATTCCCTGTGCTACTCATCTAAGTAGAACATTTGGAAGCCTCTTTCAATTTCTTATACATGATTTGATGCAAAAGCTTAATTAAAGGAAGAATTTGATAGTATTCTGTTATGTGCTTTGCAAGTCATGCTAAATGTACTAGCTTATGTTTTTAGATTGTACTTTTAACTTTTGAGAAAATGATGTACATGCAAAGGTATGAAGAAAATGATGTCATGCACACATACTATATGTTAAAGATAGCAGTGTATTGACTTAATGTAGCTGTGCCAGATTATGTAGTCTTAGTTTTATTTAGTAACACATGAACTGGTGAACTTACAAGTTTTTTGacttttttctattattatctaAATGCAGCAGATCTAGAAAAGTCCCATCATCAACGTGTATCTGAATTGCAGAGGCTTCGCTCCATGTATgccctttcctttttctttaagcCTTATAGCtttctaaatattcttttttaatcTTGATTTTTAACTTGTTGCTGTTcaactaatttaattatttgaatgtTAGCGATTGCTGGAGGAAATTTTGGTTCATAGGAGTTAGGGGAATTTTTTTTTCCTCTCCATATTGCATTTGCTCTTACTACAATAAAAAGTAGAATGATTATTGCGACAAATTATTTTCTTACACTTGCACCAAGTTATATAGAGGTTAAAAAGCATAAACAGATAAAAACAAGTTTGGTTATAGCAGTTGAGATGAGCTCTTCAGTAGCATGTCATATTGATGTGGCAGtgatgttaatttaattttattggtCATTATTTGACAGATTCGGAACAAGTGAAAGACAATGGGTAGAAGCCCAGGTTGAGAATGCCAAGCAGCAAGCCATTCTCATGGTGCTTAAATCTCAAATATCATCAGATGAAGCTCATATTCATCTTGATCTTCATTCCCTTAGGTAAGCTTTTACATTTCATGagttaattcattatttttatagAAGCATAGTGTACAAATTACAGAACTTTGTGTTCTCATTAACCATAATTATTGATTAGTGCATCCATCATGCTGTGCAAGTGACCTTGTAAAACAACACCTTTGTTGTCTTCAAATGAACTTTGTTGCACTGAGAAATGCCTTTGATCTGTTTTAAGGGAATCCAGATGCTGGTCACGGCAAGATTTGgtaaaaaagaaaatcatttaaaaagaaattttgtcctaaACTATCCATCCCAACCCTAAAATTATAATCAAATGTTTATATGGACTTAATTACTTTATTATCATACGGCTAAGAAATATTCTCCTTTTTAAAAGTAGCTTTGCTTCTAAAAGCTTAAGTTTCTTAAGGCTGTGGGTCATCATCCCTGGAAGGAGTTATAGAAATGTTCCTACTTATTATGATGCTACGTACTCTTATGTTATGTTGATTATGATATGCAGAAGAAAGCATGCTGAATTGGTGGGAGAGGTTTCAAACCTTTATCACAAAGAAGAGAAGTTATTAACTGAGGTTTGTTTGTGtatttttatttcccttttttttgcATTTCTTCACTTTACCTAAATCTTTTACATAAGTAGTTGTTCCCTGCCATACCTGTGTTCCCAATGAATAACATTGGTTAGAGTACATTTTTGTCAAGTTTTCACTCATGTTTATTCCAATTTCATTACATGAATTctccattaaaatttttcatgatGCTGATACCAAAATATTATCCGCAAAACACCCTTAGTTGACTTTGGAATGTATTAAGGCATTTATTAATGTTTTCATCAAGGACCTTTTTGTGGGATTGTCTAGTCATGCTGCTTTCCTGAAAACACTagatttaaaatgtgttttggtGTTATAAACAAAATCCTTATCCAATAAATATATTAAACGTCCTATGCTACTAAAAACCCTAATAAATGAAGATTTAAGTTTGATTTGTGCTTTTTCTTGATGTACTTGATACTTATTAATCTGAGCTGATTTAGAGAAATCCTTATAGAGGCAGAATGCTAGATGAAAGGATGGTTTTCTTCTTGTCTTTTTAATTGCATGTGGAGTTTAGAAATTTAGGATTATGGCAATGTCCATTCCTGAGCATGGAATCAGAAATGTGAGGCTTGACTGTTATGGAATAAAAATTAATGGTCTGTTTTGTGGTTGCTAGAGATGGAAACTGGTTCTGGGGAAACTGTATTTTGGTAAGAGACCAATAGGAAAGTTGCTATTACTCTGATTATTGTTTCTGCATTGGCTTATGCAACTATTATGATTGTATGCAAGACTAGGAGAATAGTCTTTACGGTCTGATGGAATGGCAAGTTATGAAATTTAGGATAGTAATGATGCATCCAGTAGAAATGATGATTAATATGTTAGCAAGTGTTTTTTGACTGGTTTTGGAAACAGGGTTTTGGTGTTTTAAGGTAGTGCTGAAGGGTTTAATAAAACTTCAAGTAATGGTTCTTTGGTAATGATGAGAAGGATGTCAAGATCAGTAGTGTTTTTGGTGTTGGTGGCAGTGGTTTCAGAATATGGGGTTTCATGAGATGTTAAGTGGTGTTATCTGTCATCAGATATGTTTTGGGCTGGTTGTGACTTTATAATCAAGTTTGGCCGCTTTGTGTTGCCTGTTGGTATTATATTGATGCTTAATTATATATAGACTTAAATCTTGTGTGATATTAGTGTGCCCCATTTGAGATGTTCA
The Gossypium hirsutum isolate 1008001.06 chromosome A07, Gossypium_hirsutum_v2.1, whole genome shotgun sequence genome window above contains:
- the LOC107952746 gene encoding AUGMIN subunit 3 isoform X1; translation: MSGARLCTLLADLGYEGAEKLDPDSFEWPFQYDDTRTILDWICSSLCPSNVLSLSQLSLYEQIVQEGKLLEGEDLDFAYDSISAFSSRRDNQEAVFGAEEGLKDIRDATVAYKAEALELQKQLRHLQSQFDMLTGQASALIQGRRARVAATSAANGHLTTIDDSLSGRNLQMNEVLGKIASTAQELAHYHSGDEEGIYLAYSDFHPYLVGDSSCIMELNQWFAKQLDTVPFRLVAEEGKSKCSWVSLDDVSNSLVRADLEKSHHQRVSELQRLRSIFGTSERQWVEAQVENAKQQAILMVLKSQISSDEAHIHLDLHSLRRKHAELVGEVSNLYHKEEKLLTETIPDLCWELAQLQDTYILQGDYDLKVMRQEFYISRQKAFINHLINHLTRHQLLKIACQLEKKNMLGAYSLLKVIESELQAYLSATKGRVGRCLALIQAASEVQEQGAVDDRDTFLHGVRDLLSIHSNAQAGLSTYVSAPGIVQQISGLHSDLMALQSDLENSLPEDRNRCINELCTLIQSLQQLLFASSTTAQPILTPRPLMKELDEMEKINAKLSAAVEEVTLEHCKKNEIVKHHSQEVGLQRRVFVDFFCNPERLRSQVRELTARVRAFQDS
- the LOC107952746 gene encoding AUGMIN subunit 3 isoform X2; protein product: MSGARLCTLLADLGYEGAEKLDPDSFEWPFQYDDTRTILDWICSSLCPSNVLSLSQLSLYEQIVQEGKLLEGEDLDFAYDSISAFSSRRDNQEAVFGAEEGLKDIRDATVAYKAEALELQKQLRHLQSQFDMLTGQASALIQGRRARVAATSAANGHLTTIDDSLSGRNLQMNEVLGKIASTAQELAHYHSGDEEGIYLAYSDFHPYLVGDSSCIMELNQWFAKQLDTVPFRLVAEEGKSKCSWVSLDDVSNSLVRDLEKSHHQRVSELQRLRSIFGTSERQWVEAQVENAKQQAILMVLKSQISSDEAHIHLDLHSLRRKHAELVGEVSNLYHKEEKLLTETIPDLCWELAQLQDTYILQGDYDLKVMRQEFYISRQKAFINHLINHLTRHQLLKIACQLEKKNMLGAYSLLKVIESELQAYLSATKGRVGRCLALIQAASEVQEQGAVDDRDTFLHGVRDLLSIHSNAQAGLSTYVSAPGIVQQISGLHSDLMALQSDLENSLPEDRNRCINELCTLIQSLQQLLFASSTTAQPILTPRPLMKELDEMEKINAKLSAAVEEVTLEHCKKNEIVKHHSQEVGLQRRVFVDFFCNPERLRSQVRELTARVRAFQDS